A genomic window from Rhodospirillaceae bacterium includes:
- a CDS encoding nucleoside-diphosphate sugar epimerase, which yields MTEFLLKSDIDEICQRLAIQAKDFSGKTVLLTGGRGFL from the coding sequence ATGACCGAATTTCTGCTTAAATCCGATATCGACGAGATCTGTCAGCGGCTGGCCATTCAGGCTAAGGACTTTTCGGGCAAGACGGTGTTACTGACCGGTGGCCGGGGTTTCCT